One genomic region from Candidatus Bathyarchaeia archaeon encodes:
- a CDS encoding A24 family peptidase C-terminal domain-containing protein: MIAVLIGAKIALSLAVLFYASWSDYKTREVSNSVWILFAPPAFALTFAELFLYDFSMLPYYGLCFALTSAFAIILFYAGGFGGADAKALMCLALALPFYPSELLKPLMPLMGEASPIMNLFFPVTVFSNSVILAALTAIYLLFHNILWRIKTGNPLFEGEQRKASVGKRLLVMATGYKVHIKKLREKWHIYPLEDVENAEEGGMKRKLLVLPKDEEREAIVKRLENAVEAGKIPEKVWVTPGLPMLIFMTAGLVLALVYGDVVWALVRLFMGG, encoded by the coding sequence ATGATCGCGGTGTTAATTGGAGCAAAAATTGCCCTTTCATTAGCTGTTTTGTTTTATGCCTCTTGGAGCGACTACAAAACGCGGGAAGTGAGCAACAGCGTCTGGATTCTTTTCGCCCCACCAGCCTTCGCCCTAACCTTCGCCGAACTTTTCCTCTACGACTTTTCAATGCTCCCTTATTATGGGCTGTGCTTCGCCTTAACATCAGCCTTCGCCATAATCCTCTTCTACGCTGGGGGCTTCGGCGGGGCAGACGCGAAGGCTTTGATGTGCCTAGCTTTGGCTTTGCCCTTCTACCCATCAGAGCTTCTAAAACCTTTAATGCCCTTGATGGGCGAAGCCTCACCAATAATGAACTTGTTTTTTCCAGTTACAGTTTTCAGCAACTCTGTTATTTTGGCAGCCTTAACAGCCATATACCTACTATTCCACAACATTTTATGGCGCATAAAAACTGGCAACCCGCTCTTCGAGGGTGAACAGCGAAAGGCGTCGGTGGGCAAGAGGCTTTTGGTTATGGCTACTGGCTACAAAGTTCACATTAAAAAGTTGAGGGAGAAATGGCACATATACCCCCTAGAAGATGTGGAAAACGCAGAAGAAGGCGGAATGAAAAGGAAGCTTCTGGTTCTGCCAAAAGACGAGGAGAGAGAAGCCATAGTTAAAAGGCTGGAAAATGCTGTTGAGGCTGGAAAAATCCCCGAAAAAGTTTGGGTGACACCCGGGCTGCCAATGCTCATTTTCATGACAGCTGGCTTAGTTTTGGCGCTGGTTTACGGAGATGTTGTTTGGGCATTAGTCCGCCTTTTTATGGGAGGATAA
- a CDS encoding carbohydrate kinase family protein: MDEYLDEVKAFLKSRQREVEVVVMPDFFIDRFVSINTSANHFFENLMDVVERKGGSIDGISQKEFRGGNAINTAAALANLGVRVTPIVCTDKLGLQLIKFYIKSPRIDLKHVKIVEKPSITTALEFETDSGKVNVMLRDVGSLADFGPQNLNAEDFEAIKRADCTCVFNWAGTRKYGTELAETVFYHAKTRGIGKTYFDTADPNPNKKEAKKLLERVLQSDLVDVLSLNENEAVFFASLLKGKAEKPEKGLNFEELAKESAKFLASHLRARIDLHTTEYSATFTSKTETLVPAFHVPVLRATGAGDAWNAGNILGTVHGLSDAVRLTLANTFAAYYISNPEGKHSTRKELFKFCDRIKGKWKTKTDKN, from the coding sequence TTGGATGAGTATTTAGACGAAGTTAAGGCTTTTCTAAAAAGTCGGCAGAGAGAAGTAGAAGTTGTTGTTATGCCAGACTTCTTCATCGACAGGTTCGTAAGCATAAACACAAGCGCAAACCACTTTTTCGAGAACCTCATGGATGTTGTGGAAAGGAAGGGTGGAAGCATAGATGGAATAAGCCAAAAAGAGTTTAGGGGCGGAAATGCCATAAACACTGCTGCTGCTTTGGCAAATCTAGGCGTTAGGGTCACGCCAATAGTTTGCACGGACAAGCTTGGGCTTCAACTAATCAAATTTTATATAAAATCGCCTAGAATCGATCTAAAACATGTAAAAATTGTGGAAAAACCCTCAATAACAACAGCTCTAGAATTCGAAACGGATAGTGGTAAAGTCAATGTCATGCTTAGGGATGTCGGCTCATTGGCAGATTTTGGACCACAAAACCTAAACGCCGAAGACTTTGAAGCAATAAAAAGGGCTGATTGCACATGCGTTTTCAACTGGGCTGGAACAAGAAAATATGGCACAGAGCTGGCTGAAACCGTTTTCTATCATGCCAAAACAAGGGGGATAGGCAAAACTTATTTTGACACCGCTGACCCAAACCCAAATAAGAAAGAAGCCAAAAAACTGCTGGAAAGGGTATTGCAAAGCGACTTGGTGGACGTTTTAAGCCTAAACGAGAATGAAGCAGTCTTTTTCGCCTCACTTCTGAAAGGGAAAGCTGAAAAACCCGAGAAAGGCTTGAATTTTGAAGAGTTGGCGAAAGAGTCTGCAAAGTTTTTAGCTTCCCATTTAAGGGCAAGGATAGACCTTCACACAACAGAGTATTCTGCAACCTTCACCAGCAAAACCGAAACGCTTGTCCCTGCCTTTCACGTTCCAGTTTTGAGGGCAACCGGCGCTGGCGACGCTTGGAATGCTGGAAACATACTTGGAACAGTTCACGGGTTAAGCGACGCTGTTAGACTCACGTTGGCTAATACTTTTGCAGCCTACTACATATCAAACCCGGAAGGTAAACACTCAACACGAAAAGAGCTTTTCAAATTCTGTGATAGGATTAAAGGCAAGTGGAAAACCAAAACAGATAAAAATTAG
- a CDS encoding 50S ribosomal protein L38e, translated as MENFSMPTEIFDIEKFVEISERAEYCAVKRLKDVVKLKLRTPKMLYTLKVEPSKAEEVIKKLRCEIREI; from the coding sequence TTGGAGAATTTCAGCATGCCGACGGAAATCTTCGACATAGAAAAGTTCGTTGAAATAAGCGAGAGAGCCGAATACTGCGCAGTTAAACGATTAAAAGATGTCGTGAAACTGAAGCTTCGCACGCCGAAAATGCTTTACACTCTAAAAGTTGAGCCTTCAAAAGCTGAAGAGGTTATAAAGAAGCTTAGATGCGAAATCCGCGAAATATAA
- a CDS encoding nucleotidyltransferase domain-containing protein, with amino-acid sequence MTNFVSKLVKDAPRIARILREGIKGKGIDPPTLETSHKNLQEVFKGRVKAAFLFGGRAKGYALKGDYDISVYFGRPHNLYDLGELVVGLAKAMNIEEDKIDIVDLDSAAPEIVLEALKGIQLFVEDDYVVFELKVKATLALLDIKTEFKPTTEVSNRNLYFADFASKLLYNLFSF; translated from the coding sequence GTGACGAATTTTGTAAGCAAACTCGTGAAAGATGCTCCGAGAATAGCCAGAATACTTAGGGAGGGGATAAAAGGAAAAGGCATAGACCCCCCAACCTTAGAAACTTCTCATAAAAATCTGCAAGAGGTGTTTAAGGGAAGGGTTAAGGCAGCTTTCTTGTTCGGTGGTAGAGCCAAAGGATATGCTTTGAAGGGCGATTATGACATTTCCGTGTATTTCGGAAGGCCCCATAACTTATATGATTTGGGAGAACTCGTTGTGGGCTTGGCAAAAGCCATGAACATTGAAGAGGATAAAATTGACATTGTTGATTTGGATTCCGCGGCGCCGGAAATTGTGCTTGAAGCATTGAAAGGAATACAGTTATTTGTGGAAGATGACTACGTGGTTTTTGAGCTTAAGGTTAAAGCCACTTTAGCCCTATTAGACATAAAAACGGAATTCAAGCCTACTACAGAGGTAAGCAATAGAAATTTATATTTCGCGGATTTCGCATCTAAGCTTCTTTATAACCTCTTCAGCTTTTGA
- the cofD gene encoding 2-phospho-L-lactate transferase, producing the protein MGTVVALAGGVGAAKLLKGLVKVVPPKNIFIIGNVGDDIELYGLHISPDLDIIMYTLAGIVEEAKGWGVAGDTFNCLKMLGHLGFETWLQLGDKDLATHIIRTKMLREGMTLSQATAKLCKMFGVEANLIPMSDNPVQTKIQSGSMLLNFQEYFVKRETMDTVTGVIFEGAEKAEPAPGVIQAIEEAERIIVCPSNPILSIAPILAVKAIKRALEKSKVPIVGISPIIGGKALKGPADKVMASMGFEPSAYGVAKFYGKLLKHFIIDEVDREQKSRIEKLGIRVIVTSTIMKSLEDSIRLAKVVMSIT; encoded by the coding sequence ATGGGCACTGTTGTGGCTTTGGCAGGTGGTGTCGGAGCAGCAAAACTTCTCAAAGGACTTGTGAAGGTTGTGCCTCCCAAAAACATATTCATAATAGGCAATGTAGGAGACGACATAGAGCTTTACGGGCTTCACATAAGCCCAGACCTAGACATAATAATGTACACCCTTGCAGGCATAGTGGAAGAAGCAAAGGGTTGGGGAGTAGCAGGCGACACTTTCAACTGCCTTAAGATGCTGGGACACCTAGGGTTTGAAACATGGCTTCAGCTTGGCGACAAAGACTTGGCAACCCACATAATAAGGACTAAAATGCTAAGAGAGGGCATGACGCTCTCACAAGCCACAGCAAAATTGTGCAAAATGTTTGGAGTTGAAGCTAATCTTATACCAATGAGCGACAACCCCGTGCAGACAAAAATTCAGTCAGGCAGTATGCTCCTCAATTTTCAAGAATACTTCGTTAAAAGGGAAACCATGGACACTGTTACAGGCGTAATTTTTGAAGGCGCCGAGAAAGCGGAGCCAGCGCCAGGCGTTATACAAGCTATAGAGGAGGCTGAACGCATAATAGTATGCCCAAGCAACCCCATCTTAAGCATAGCTCCAATCCTCGCCGTAAAAGCCATAAAGAGGGCGCTGGAAAAATCAAAGGTGCCAATAGTGGGCATAAGCCCAATAATAGGTGGAAAAGCCCTAAAAGGACCGGCTGACAAGGTGATGGCAAGCATGGGCTTTGAACCGTCAGCCTACGGTGTAGCAAAATTTTATGGAAAACTCCTAAAACACTTTATTATTGATGAAGTCGATAGGGAACAGAAAAGCCGCATAGAAAAGCTTGGAATAAGAGTCATAGTAACGAGCACGATTATGAAGAGTCTTGAAGACTCAATTCGCCTCGCAAAAGTTGTGATGAGCATAACATAG